In Chitinophaga sp. H8, a single genomic region encodes these proteins:
- a CDS encoding aminotransferase class V-fold PLP-dependent enzyme — protein sequence MSSLSMPCKSGLEKYFSVYRNNIIGHQQFFESPFGRKQIIYADWTATGRAYGPIEGCIRQQVLPFLGNTHTGTTVTGTCMSAAYEAARAIVKTHVNANKEDILLFCGSGMTAAVNKLQRILGLRIPEHVAAYVGFSQHAEMRQPVVFVTHMEHHSNHLSWLETIATVEIIGSDENGNVDMLHFCALLEQYKHYPNKIAAVTACSNVTGIQTPYHDIAKLIHQYGGLCFVDFACAAPYCNINMHPVDTDADLDAIYFSAHKFLGGPGTPGILIFNRKVYRNKIPDHPGGGTVNYSNPWKGREYVTDIEQREDGGTPPFLQAIKAAMCIRLKEEMGVDNMLQREEELLKIIFSRLSGMPQIQILEREVKVRLGVVSFLVAGVHYNLIVKLLNDKFGIQLRGGCSCAGTYGHMLLGVDKPASYAILDAIHSGDLSHKPGWVRLSIHPTMTDSEINFIMDAIEMTLSNISAWEKEYYYDPCMNEYYYKHMKASEAQNMLHWFDVSCWPDF from the coding sequence ATGTCAAGCCTTTCTATGCCATGTAAAAGTGGGTTGGAAAAATATTTTTCCGTTTACCGTAATAACATTATCGGTCATCAGCAATTTTTTGAGTCTCCTTTTGGAAGAAAGCAGATCATCTATGCCGATTGGACTGCTACCGGACGCGCCTATGGGCCTATTGAAGGCTGTATTCGCCAGCAAGTGCTTCCATTTCTGGGAAATACGCATACAGGCACCACTGTTACGGGTACATGCATGTCAGCAGCCTATGAAGCAGCCAGGGCGATCGTGAAAACACATGTCAATGCCAATAAAGAAGATATATTGCTTTTTTGCGGTAGTGGTATGACTGCTGCTGTAAACAAGCTACAAAGAATACTGGGGTTAAGGATTCCGGAGCATGTCGCAGCTTATGTTGGGTTCTCCCAGCATGCCGAAATGCGGCAACCTGTTGTTTTTGTAACACATATGGAGCATCATAGTAATCATCTCAGCTGGCTGGAAACAATTGCTACAGTAGAGATAATTGGTAGTGATGAAAACGGAAATGTGGATATGCTACATTTCTGTGCGCTATTGGAGCAGTATAAGCACTATCCCAATAAAATTGCGGCAGTAACCGCCTGTTCCAACGTTACTGGTATACAAACGCCCTATCATGACATCGCCAAGCTAATACACCAGTATGGAGGATTATGCTTTGTAGATTTTGCCTGTGCGGCCCCGTATTGTAATATCAATATGCATCCGGTTGATACAGACGCGGATCTGGATGCTATTTACTTCTCTGCGCATAAATTTTTGGGAGGTCCGGGCACACCGGGTATATTGATCTTTAACAGGAAGGTTTACAGGAATAAAATCCCTGATCATCCGGGGGGTGGGACTGTAAATTACAGTAATCCCTGGAAGGGGCGCGAATATGTAACTGATATTGAACAGCGGGAAGATGGTGGCACTCCTCCATTCCTGCAGGCAATAAAAGCAGCCATGTGCATCCGGCTGAAAGAAGAAATGGGGGTGGATAACATGTTGCAGCGGGAAGAGGAACTGTTGAAAATCATTTTTTCCAGGTTGTCCGGAATGCCACAGATACAGATACTTGAACGAGAAGTGAAAGTGCGTCTGGGGGTAGTTTCTTTCCTGGTAGCAGGGGTACATTACAATCTGATCGTCAAGCTGCTTAATGACAAATTCGGGATTCAGCTGCGGGGAGGATGTTCGTGTGCCGGAACATATGGTCATATGTTGCTTGGTGTTGATAAGCCTGCTTCTTATGCAATACTGGACGCGATTCATTCAGGAGACCTATCGCATAAACCTGGTTGGGTAAGGTTATCTATTCATCCTACGATGACTGATAGTGAAATTAATTTTATAATGGATGCCATTGAAATGACCTTGTCTAACATATCAGCATGGGAAAAGGAATATTATTATGATCCCTGTATGAATGAGTACTATTACAAACATATGAAAGCAAGTGAAGCACAGAATATGCTGCACTGGTTTGATGTGAGCTGCTGGCCTGATTTTTAA
- a CDS encoding sensor histidine kinase, with amino-acid sequence MKKLSGIKHFKLYVWLIPAYLLLHLLADILEGAGNFPERAVNQTWLAVYLSVVNYWLLEYTLPGLSWKKLLSAIFLLLLYCFLLSIGFFIWRQLGVTLHIFTPLGKPVSISERIGILTGSSIGAVFFFGVIRHVYNYVNLKQAAQQLRIERQQAELNYLKSQTNPHFLFNTLNNIYSLARDKSDLAPESILRLSKILRYMLYETSGPYIAIEQDLKIMDDYIALEKLRYDDALRINFNHDLENMKQSLPPLLLIPLVENAFKHGVSETRDRPFIDIHLSIKNRQLVFIVKNSTGDPAGDYKTKENIGLSNLRRQLELLYTDYTLDVQQEDFEFTATLKINLESHV; translated from the coding sequence ATGAAAAAGCTATCTGGCATAAAGCATTTTAAGCTGTACGTATGGCTGATACCTGCTTATTTGTTGCTCCACCTGTTAGCAGATATACTGGAAGGGGCTGGCAACTTCCCCGAAAGAGCGGTGAATCAAACCTGGTTGGCAGTGTATCTATCAGTGGTTAATTACTGGTTATTAGAATATACGCTGCCAGGCCTAAGCTGGAAAAAATTACTCAGCGCCATCTTCTTACTGCTACTATACTGCTTTCTTCTTTCCATTGGATTCTTTATATGGCGGCAACTTGGTGTAACATTGCATATTTTTACACCTTTAGGTAAGCCTGTTTCTATCTCAGAAAGAATTGGCATACTCACAGGAAGCAGCATAGGGGCTGTTTTCTTTTTTGGCGTTATCAGACATGTCTATAATTATGTAAACCTGAAACAGGCAGCGCAACAATTACGCATTGAACGTCAGCAAGCAGAGTTAAACTACCTGAAATCACAGACCAACCCTCATTTTTTGTTTAACACCCTGAACAATATTTATTCGCTGGCCAGAGATAAATCAGATCTTGCCCCGGAGTCCATCCTCCGTTTATCCAAGATACTGCGGTATATGTTGTATGAAACCAGTGGGCCATACATCGCTATCGAGCAGGACCTTAAAATTATGGACGACTATATAGCACTTGAAAAACTACGTTACGATGATGCCCTCCGTATCAATTTCAATCATGATCTGGAGAACATGAAACAGTCCTTACCCCCTCTCCTGCTTATCCCATTAGTTGAAAACGCCTTCAAACATGGGGTATCAGAAACACGGGACCGTCCCTTTATTGATATTCATCTCTCTATTAAAAACAGGCAGCTGGTGTTTATAGTTAAAAACTCTACCGGTGATCCTGCCGGTGACTACAAAACAAAAGAAAATATCGGCCTTTCCAACCTCAGGCGCCAACTGGAGCTACTTTACACCGACTATACCCTGGATGTACAACAAGAAGACTTTGAATTCACAGCTACGCTGAAAATAAATCTTGAAAGCCATGTCTAA
- a CDS encoding LytR/AlgR family response regulator transcription factor gives MSKIKCIIIEDEPLAAKVLSDYISEVPFLELQKVFKDAMLASEFLLHQHIDLMFLDIHLPKLKGMAFLKTLSNPPAVIVTTAYHQYAIEGFNLNVTDYLLKPFEFERFLTAVNKVRAAQKTTSNEVRDFIFVNVQKRKVRIPFSEILYIESQREYIKIVTTRNEYLSKMSTNEIEEMLPTDIFKRIHRSFIISVNKIESYNAEMIEINGISIPIGRGYKDVIDKL, from the coding sequence ATGTCTAAAATAAAGTGCATTATTATAGAAGACGAGCCGCTGGCAGCGAAAGTATTAAGTGACTATATATCGGAAGTACCATTCCTGGAATTACAAAAGGTATTTAAAGATGCTATGCTGGCCTCAGAATTTTTGCTGCATCAGCATATAGACCTCATGTTCCTGGATATTCATCTGCCTAAACTGAAAGGAATGGCTTTCCTGAAAACATTATCCAACCCTCCTGCGGTCATTGTTACTACTGCATACCATCAATATGCCATAGAGGGGTTTAACCTGAATGTGACCGACTATCTGCTCAAGCCTTTTGAATTTGAGCGTTTTTTAACTGCTGTTAATAAGGTCAGGGCAGCACAGAAAACAACCTCAAATGAAGTCAGGGATTTTATTTTCGTGAATGTACAAAAACGTAAAGTCCGTATCCCGTTTTCAGAGATCCTATATATAGAAAGTCAGCGTGAGTATATTAAAATTGTTACCACCAGGAATGAGTACCTTTCCAAGATGAGCACTAATGAAATCGAAGAAATGTTGCCCACGGATATTTTCAAGCGCATACACCGGTCTTTCATCATCTCCGTGAATAAGATTGAATCCTACAATGCCGAAATGATAGAGATAAATGGTATATCGATACCAATAGGGAGAGGATATAAAGATGTAATAGATAAATTATAA
- a CDS encoding AraC family transcriptional regulator produces MTTSKIYREKSPLSEKDCFVVFDRRKSSFTFPVHVHPEYELNFVDGAPGAQRIIGDSVEYIGEKDLVLIASPVLKHAWKNGNCTATNIHEITIQFHPSLIEQCLDKNQFKSIQRLFSHAAKGVCFGPATTERVLPLLRILTMETDGFYAVMRLFILLYELSKSDDFRELSSTVAPKMTGPTLLLNTLQNHINHHINRMIPMAEAAAVLNMSRSTFARFIKLHTGMNFTDYLLDFRINKAIRELKATSSIPDVVTQCGFNSISYFYRVFKKAQGITPAEFRDNFKKQQVII; encoded by the coding sequence ATGACAACATCTAAAATCTATCGCGAAAAATCTCCCCTATCTGAAAAGGATTGCTTTGTAGTATTTGACCGCCGCAAATCGTCCTTTACATTCCCTGTACATGTACATCCGGAGTACGAGCTTAATTTTGTGGATGGTGCGCCGGGGGCGCAGCGTATTATAGGCGACTCCGTGGAATACATCGGGGAAAAGGATCTGGTGCTGATCGCCAGTCCGGTGTTAAAACATGCCTGGAAAAACGGCAACTGTACCGCTACCAATATCCACGAAATCACCATTCAGTTCCATCCTTCTCTTATCGAACAATGTCTGGATAAGAATCAGTTCAAAAGCATACAACGCCTCTTTTCCCACGCGGCCAAAGGCGTTTGCTTCGGCCCAGCTACTACAGAACGGGTACTGCCTCTCCTCCGCATCCTCACGATGGAAACCGATGGCTTTTACGCTGTGATGCGCCTCTTTATCCTGCTGTATGAGTTATCAAAAAGCGATGACTTCCGCGAACTATCCAGTACGGTGGCCCCGAAAATGACAGGTCCCACCCTCCTGCTGAACACACTTCAAAATCATATCAACCATCATATCAACCGCATGATTCCTATGGCTGAAGCAGCTGCAGTACTTAATATGAGCCGCTCCACCTTCGCCAGATTTATTAAGCTGCATACCGGCATGAATTTTACAGACTACCTGCTTGATTTCCGGATCAATAAGGCTATCCGTGAACTGAAAGCCACCTCTTCTATCCCGGATGTGGTAACACAATGTGGCTTCAACAGCATATCATACTTCTACCGCGTATTTAAGAAGGCGCAAGGCATCACACCTGCCGAATTCCGGGATAACTTCAAAAAACAACAGGTAATCATCTAA
- a CDS encoding NADP-dependent glyceraldehyde-3-phosphate dehydrogenase has product MSFQDELKKFFVEENEIPEEFRIAEIHQREYLVNGEMKQWNGPVSEVYSPINIPTADGLKRKLIGTYPLGTEKEAFEALDAALAAYDNGRGEWPTMRLDGRINCLSVFARKMTEQRTLIVKLIMWEIGKSYADSIKEFDRTIEYINATIDALKEIDRSSSRFEIKEGAIAQIRRSPLGVVLCMGPFNYPLNETFTTLIPALLMGNTILFKPPKHGTLLHYPLLRAFMESFPKGVVNTVYGRGAAVIPGIMATGKINVLAFIGSSKVANELRKHHPKLNRLRAVLSLDAKNAAIITQHADIQVAVNECILGALSYNGQRCTAIKILFVHRSIADEFNVRLSESISKMKCGMPWEKGVQLTPVAEPGKPAYIREVLDDAIAHGAAIVNENGGVTQESFVFPAVVFPVNDKMKLFREEQFGPVMPVVPYDKIEETIDYLIESPHGQQVSIFSNNPEEVASLIDPLVNQVSRVNINSQCQRGPDAFPFTGRKDSAEGTLSVHDALRSFSIRSLVATKINDTNKKLLEDILNERSSDFLSTNFIF; this is encoded by the coding sequence ATGAGTTTTCAAGATGAGCTAAAGAAATTCTTTGTTGAAGAGAATGAAATACCGGAGGAGTTCCGTATTGCTGAAATTCATCAAAGAGAGTACCTGGTAAACGGGGAAATGAAACAATGGAATGGGCCGGTGAGTGAAGTATACTCACCCATCAACATTCCAACTGCCGATGGCCTGAAGCGTAAGCTGATAGGCACTTATCCGCTGGGCACCGAAAAGGAAGCCTTTGAAGCCCTGGATGCAGCCCTTGCTGCCTATGATAATGGCCGCGGAGAATGGCCTACTATGCGGCTGGATGGGCGTATAAATTGCCTTTCCGTATTTGCCCGCAAGATGACTGAGCAGCGTACCCTGATCGTAAAGCTGATCATGTGGGAAATTGGGAAGTCCTATGCAGACTCCATTAAGGAATTTGATCGTACCATAGAATATATTAATGCGACGATAGACGCGCTTAAGGAAATAGACCGCAGTTCCTCCCGTTTTGAAATCAAGGAAGGCGCTATTGCACAGATCCGGCGTTCACCATTAGGGGTGGTGCTTTGTATGGGGCCCTTCAACTATCCGCTGAATGAAACCTTTACTACGTTGATCCCTGCATTGCTGATGGGTAACACGATCCTTTTTAAGCCACCAAAGCATGGTACGTTGTTACATTATCCGTTGTTGCGTGCGTTTATGGAATCATTCCCGAAAGGGGTGGTGAATACGGTGTATGGCCGTGGAGCAGCAGTGATACCAGGCATTATGGCTACCGGTAAGATCAATGTATTGGCCTTTATTGGTTCCAGTAAAGTAGCCAATGAATTACGTAAACACCATCCTAAGCTGAACCGTCTGCGGGCAGTATTGAGCCTGGATGCCAAGAATGCAGCTATTATTACGCAGCATGCGGATATACAGGTAGCGGTGAATGAATGTATCCTGGGTGCTTTATCTTATAATGGACAACGTTGTACTGCCATCAAGATTTTGTTTGTGCACCGTTCTATTGCTGATGAGTTTAATGTCCGCCTCAGTGAATCTATCAGCAAAATGAAATGTGGTATGCCATGGGAGAAAGGCGTACAACTTACACCTGTAGCAGAACCTGGCAAGCCTGCTTATATCCGGGAAGTACTGGATGATGCGATTGCTCATGGAGCTGCCATTGTTAATGAAAACGGTGGTGTTACCCAGGAGTCATTTGTATTCCCGGCTGTAGTATTTCCGGTGAACGATAAAATGAAACTCTTCAGAGAAGAACAGTTTGGACCGGTAATGCCTGTAGTACCTTACGATAAAATAGAAGAGACAATAGATTACCTGATCGAGTCTCCGCATGGGCAGCAGGTGAGTATCTTCAGCAATAACCCGGAAGAAGTAGCCTCCCTGATAGATCCATTGGTAAATCAGGTAAGCCGGGTGAATATCAACAGCCAGTGCCAGCGTGGGCCGGACGCATTTCCGTTTACCGGCCGGAAAGACAGTGCAGAAGGTACCTTATCCGTGCATGATGCGTTGCGTTCATTCTCTATACGGTCGCTGGTGGCTACCAAGATAAATGATACCAACAAAAAGCTGCTGGAAGATATTTTGAACGAGCGTAGTTCCGATTTCCTCAGTACTAATTTTATTTTCTAA
- a CDS encoding DUF4395 domain-containing protein: MNNFIQFGEKVAGYDIPVLNEREIRASAGILFLATYTSLMFILFDGNFVPIKYVITIFLADLLIRVFINPRFSPVLIIGRLIVRNQRPEYVGAGQKRFAWSIGVVLSATMFYFFLIENAYSPITGSVCLICLLFLFFEASFGICLGCLVYPLFFKNRAQHCPGEVCETKDRQAIQKVSAAQLVILGLFIAFLFLAPRLFNEQFSKRPHDFFRSSTTVKPK; the protein is encoded by the coding sequence ATGAACAACTTTATACAATTCGGCGAAAAAGTAGCAGGTTATGATATCCCTGTGTTGAATGAAAGAGAGATCCGGGCCTCCGCCGGGATACTCTTCCTGGCCACCTACACTTCATTAATGTTTATCCTTTTTGATGGCAATTTTGTACCGATCAAATATGTTATCACCATTTTTCTGGCCGACTTACTGATCAGAGTATTTATCAATCCCCGGTTTTCTCCTGTATTGATCATCGGGCGGTTGATAGTTCGTAATCAGCGACCTGAGTATGTTGGGGCCGGACAGAAAAGATTTGCATGGAGTATTGGGGTAGTCCTCTCGGCTACCATGTTCTATTTCTTTCTGATTGAAAATGCTTACAGTCCCATAACAGGCTCCGTTTGCCTGATATGTTTATTGTTCCTGTTTTTTGAGGCATCGTTCGGAATTTGTTTGGGGTGTCTGGTTTATCCCTTGTTTTTCAAGAATAGAGCACAGCATTGTCCGGGGGAAGTATGCGAAACCAAGGACAGGCAGGCCATTCAGAAAGTATCAGCAGCACAACTGGTTATACTGGGTTTATTTATTGCTTTCCTTTTCCTTGCCCCCCGTTTGTTCAATGAACAATTCAGTAAGCGGCCTCACGATTTCTTTAGATCTTCCACTACGGTTAAACCCAAATAG